A region of the Desulfomicrobium macestii genome:
TCATTCCCGCGCAGGCGGGAATCCATGCTTCATCCGGCACGAACCCTTCGCCCCTCCGGGCATCTTCCCTTGGTCGATGAGCAGGAATTTTCGCCTTGCGACCACGTCATTCCCGCGCAGGCGGGAATCCATAATTCATCCGGCACGAACCCTTCGTCCTTCCGGGCATCTTCCCTTGGTCGATGAGCAGGAATTTTCGCCTTGCGACCACGTCATTCCCGCGCAGGCGGGAATCCATGCTTCATCCGACATGAACCCTTCGCCCCTCCAGGCATCTTCCCTTGGTCGATGAGCAGGAGTTTTCGCCCTGCGACCACGTCATTCCCGCGCAGGCGGGAATCCATGCTTCATCCGACATGAACCCTTCGTCCCTCCAGGCATCTGCCCTGAAAAGCGAAAAGCGCGAAAACCCTTGGGCTTCCGCGCTTTTCGCGTTGTATTCAAGACGAAAGTTACTTCATTTTCCAGGGATGTTCCTCGCCCGCCATGAGGCGCTGGATGTTCTCGGAGTGCTTCCAGAAGATCAGCGCCATGAGCACCAGGGCCAGGGGAATGGCGCTAAAGAGGCCCTGGAAGAGCAGCACCACGGGCATGAGCGCGACCATGACCAGGGAAGCCAGGGACACGAAATTGTAGAAGTACAGGGCCGCGAGGAATCCAAGGGCGCAGAGTATCGTCCCAGAGGTGGAGATGGCCACGAAGGCTCCCACCCAGGTGGCTACGCCTTTGCCGCCCTTGCCGTGCAGGAACACGGAGAACATGTGTCCGCAGACCGCGGCCGTGGCGACCAGCGTCAGAAAAAAGTAGGAATCCGAGAAGCTCGCGGCCAAGGCCACGGGCACAAAGCCTTTCAGCATGTCCAGGGCCAGGGTCAGGGCTCCGTACTTGGTGCCGCAGAGGCGGCCGACGTTGGTCGCCCCGATGTTGCCGCTGCCCTCACTGCGCGGGTCGATGCCGCAGCAGGTTCTGGAGATCAAGAGGCCGAAGGGCATGGCACCCAGAAGATAGCTGATTGCGAGCCAGAATATTGTCACCATGTGCAGTCTCCTTGGTCTTTGGAAAGTTGGATTGGCATGTGCCGAAATC
Encoded here:
- the plsY gene encoding glycerol-3-phosphate 1-O-acyltransferase PlsY; translation: MVTIFWLAISYLLGAMPFGLLISRTCCGIDPRSEGSGNIGATNVGRLCGTKYGALTLALDMLKGFVPVALAASFSDSYFFLTLVATAAVCGHMFSVFLHGKGGKGVATWVGAFVAISTSGTILCALGFLAALYFYNFVSLASLVMVALMPVVLLFQGLFSAIPLALVLMALIFWKHSENIQRLMAGEEHPWKMK